From Mus musculus strain C57BL/6J chromosome 8, GRCm38.p6 C57BL/6J, a single genomic window includes:
- the Defb2 gene encoding beta-defensin 2 precursor → MRTLCSLLLICCLLFSYTTPAVGSLKSIGYEAELDHCHTNGGYCVRAICPPSARRPGSCFPEKNPCCKYMK, encoded by the exons ATGAggactctctgctctctgctgctgATATGCTGCCTCCTTTTCTCATATACCACTCCAG CTGTTGGAAGTTTAAAAAGTATTGGATACGAAGCAGAACTTGACCACTGCCACACCAATGGAGGGTACTGTGTCAGAGCCATTTGTCCTCCTTCTGCCAGGCGTCCTGGGAGCTGTTTCCCAGAGAAGAACCCCTGTTGCAAGTACATGAAATGA